The proteins below come from a single Miscanthus floridulus cultivar M001 chromosome 1, ASM1932011v1, whole genome shotgun sequence genomic window:
- the LOC136528216 gene encoding protein ENHANCED DISEASE RESISTANCE 2-like isoform X1: protein MAGGAEVAVVEDTAAVGAPPAATATPPPPDVAAAAGGGGEEGMRMEGWLYLIRSNRLGLQYSRKRYFVLEDAALRCFKSAPSSKREDPVRSAIIDSCIRVTDNGRESLHRSDFYLFTLYNASNHYDQLKLGARSSEEAARWIRCLMESALKQSPRKDEHIVACSHRRWQAFRLSRRNSHMHSIDWTLFSSAHNDPMASDVIAPSPWTIFGCKNGLRLFTEANDGGSRGKYWDDHPAIMAVGVVDANSEAVFQTLMSLGQSRSEWDFCLWEGKVVEHLDGHTDIIHKKLRGNWLPWGMRKRDLLLRRYWRREDDGTYVILYHSVFHYKCRPERGYIRACLKSGGYVISPVNQGRQSVVKHMLAIDWKFWKSYLFTSSAKYITIRMLGRVAALREFFRAKNGNCACMEFSSGELTRDMGLPQGENQRINLEIQQENENRRLEGPTEGSVGGSNRHLSSTSSFVQLNDAADEFFDVPDESEYDQREVMFPSDESTHAWDQRHAKLSTAAVFVKRLHDLAVQKRGYVDLQGAADADNGPCCYGYTLPKDSSYTVPSTWAMTDPTTFLIRGETYLHDRLKIKANSTLMQMVGADWIKSDKREDDLAGRPGGLVQKCAAQGGTNFFFVVNIQVPGSTTHSLALYYMMDTPLEKVPLLERFVNGDDVFRNSRFKLIPYISKGSWIVKQSVGKKACLIGQALEINYFRGNNYLELGVDIGSSTVARGVVSLVLGYLNNLVIEMAFLVQGNTYEELPEFLLGTCRLNYLDASKAVSIDEC from the exons ATGGCTGGCGGGGCGGAGGTAGCGGTCGTGGAGgacacggcggcggtgggggcgcCGCCTGCTGCGacggcgacgccgccgccgcctgacgTGGCTGCCGCGGCCGGTGGTGGCGGGGAGGAGGGGATGCGGATGGAGGGCTGGCTGTACCTGATCCGATCCAACCGGCTCGGGCTGCAGTACTCGCGCAAGCGctacttcgtgctcgaggacgcCGCGCTCCGCTGCTTCAAGTCCGCGCCATCCTCCAAGCGCGAG GATCCTGTTAGAAGTGCAATAATTGACTCTTGTATTCGTGTGACAGACAATGGCAGAGAAAGTTTACATAGGAGT GACTTTTACCTATTCACACTTTATAATGCTTCCAATCATTATGATCAACTTAAG TTGGGTGCGAGAAGTTCAGAAGAAGCAGCTAGGTGGATCAGGTGCTTAATGGAGTCTGCCTTAAAG CAGTCCCCTAGAAAAGATGAGCACATTGTTGCTTGTTCACACAGAAGATGGCAGGCTTTCAG GTTGAGCCGCCGCAATAGCCACATGCACTCAATAG ATTGGACTTTATTTTCATCTGCTCATAACGATCCAATGGCATCTGATGTTATTGCACCTTCTCCATGGACAATATTTGGCTGTAAAAATG GTTTACGTTTGTTTACTGAGGCAAACGATGGTGGCTCTCGTGGGAAG TATTGGGATGATCATCCGGCTATAATGGCAGTTGGTGTGGTTGATGCGAATTCTGAGGCTGTCTTCCAGACTCTAATGTCCCTTGGCCAATCAAGATCTGA atgggacttctGTTTGTGGGAAGGAAAGGTGGTGGAGCATCTTGATGGGCATACAGACATAATCCACAAGAAATTAAGAGGCAACTGGTTACCATG GGGAATGAGAAAGAGAGATCTATTACTTAGACGATATTGGAGGCGAGAAGATGATGGAACTTACG TAATTCTATACCACTCAGTTTTCCACTACAAATGTCGTCCTGAGAGAGGCTACATCCGTGCATGTCTTAAAA GTGGAGGTTATGTAATATCACCAGTCAATCAAGGAAGACAATCAGTTGTAAAGCACATGCTTGCCATAGATTGGAAATTCTGGAAGTCATATCTGTTTACATCATCTGCCAAATATATCACTATACGTATGCTAGGCAGAGTAGCAG CACTACGAGAATTCTTCCGAGCAAAAAATGGTAAttgtgcttgcatggagttcTCATCTGGTGAGTTGACCAGGGACATGGGACTACCACAAGGTGAAAATCAGCGAATAAATTTGGAAATTCAGCAAGAAAATGAGAACAGAAGACTTGAGGGTCCTACTGAAGGATCAGTGGGTGGTTCTAACAGGCACTTAAGCAGTACCAGTTCCTTTGTTCAACTTAATGATGCGGCAGACGAGTTCTTTGATGTGCcagatgaatcagaatatgaTCAGAGGGAAGTTATGTTTCCTTCCGATGAGAGCACACATGCTTGG GATCAGCGTCATGCTAAATTGTCCACAGCTGCTGTTTTTGTGAAAAGGTTGCATGATCTTGCAG TCCAGAAAAGAGGATACGTTGACTTACAGGGAGCTGCAGATGCTGATAATGGGCCATGTTGCTATGGATATACTCTTCCCAAAGATTCGAGCTATACAGTACCTTCTACTTGGGCAATGACAGATCCTACGACATTCTTAATCCGGGGAGAGACTTATTTGCACGATCGTCTAAAG ATCAAGGCAAATAGTACCCTGATGCAAATGGTAGGTGCTGATTGGATAAAGTCTGATAAGCGTGAGGATGATCTAGCTGGTCGCCCTGGGGGACTAGTCCAG AAATGCGCAGCACAAGGAGGCACCAATTTCTTCTTCGTTGTAAACATACAG GTTCCTGGTTCAACCACACACAGCTTAGCTTTGTATTATATGATGGATACACCATTAGAAAAGGTCCCTCTGCTTGAAAGATTTGTAAATGGAGATGATGTATTCAGAAATTCAAGGTTCAAGCTCATCCCTTACATCTCAAAG GGATCTTGGATTGTTAAACAGAGTGTTGGCAAGAAAGCTTGCTTGATTGGACAAGCATTAGAAATCAATTATTTCCGTGGAAACAACTATTTGGAG CTTGGAGTTGATATAGGTTCATCAACAGTGGCACGAGGTGTCGTGAGCCTAGTGCTTGGCTACTTGAACAATCTGGTGATCGAAATGGCCTTCTTGGTACAG GGCAACACATATGAAGAACTCCCAGAATTCCTCCTAGGTACCTGCCGACTGAATTACCTGGATGCCTCCAAGGCAGTATCGATAGACGAATGCTAG
- the LOC136528216 gene encoding protein ENHANCED DISEASE RESISTANCE 2-like isoform X2: MAGGAEVAVVEDTAAVGAPPAATATPPPPDVAAAAGGGGEEGMRMEGWLYLIRSNRLGLQYSRKRYFVLEDAALRCFKSAPSSKREDPVRSAIIDSCIRVTDNGRESLHRSDFYLFTLYNASNHYDQLKLGARSSEEAARWIRCLMESALKSPRKDEHIVACSHRRWQAFRLSRRNSHMHSIDWTLFSSAHNDPMASDVIAPSPWTIFGCKNGLRLFTEANDGGSRGKYWDDHPAIMAVGVVDANSEAVFQTLMSLGQSRSEWDFCLWEGKVVEHLDGHTDIIHKKLRGNWLPWGMRKRDLLLRRYWRREDDGTYVILYHSVFHYKCRPERGYIRACLKSGGYVISPVNQGRQSVVKHMLAIDWKFWKSYLFTSSAKYITIRMLGRVAALREFFRAKNGNCACMEFSSGELTRDMGLPQGENQRINLEIQQENENRRLEGPTEGSVGGSNRHLSSTSSFVQLNDAADEFFDVPDESEYDQREVMFPSDESTHAWDQRHAKLSTAAVFVKRLHDLAVQKRGYVDLQGAADADNGPCCYGYTLPKDSSYTVPSTWAMTDPTTFLIRGETYLHDRLKIKANSTLMQMVGADWIKSDKREDDLAGRPGGLVQKCAAQGGTNFFFVVNIQVPGSTTHSLALYYMMDTPLEKVPLLERFVNGDDVFRNSRFKLIPYISKGSWIVKQSVGKKACLIGQALEINYFRGNNYLELGVDIGSSTVARGVVSLVLGYLNNLVIEMAFLVQGNTYEELPEFLLGTCRLNYLDASKAVSIDEC; the protein is encoded by the exons ATGGCTGGCGGGGCGGAGGTAGCGGTCGTGGAGgacacggcggcggtgggggcgcCGCCTGCTGCGacggcgacgccgccgccgcctgacgTGGCTGCCGCGGCCGGTGGTGGCGGGGAGGAGGGGATGCGGATGGAGGGCTGGCTGTACCTGATCCGATCCAACCGGCTCGGGCTGCAGTACTCGCGCAAGCGctacttcgtgctcgaggacgcCGCGCTCCGCTGCTTCAAGTCCGCGCCATCCTCCAAGCGCGAG GATCCTGTTAGAAGTGCAATAATTGACTCTTGTATTCGTGTGACAGACAATGGCAGAGAAAGTTTACATAGGAGT GACTTTTACCTATTCACACTTTATAATGCTTCCAATCATTATGATCAACTTAAG TTGGGTGCGAGAAGTTCAGAAGAAGCAGCTAGGTGGATCAGGTGCTTAATGGAGTCTGCCTTAAAG TCCCCTAGAAAAGATGAGCACATTGTTGCTTGTTCACACAGAAGATGGCAGGCTTTCAG GTTGAGCCGCCGCAATAGCCACATGCACTCAATAG ATTGGACTTTATTTTCATCTGCTCATAACGATCCAATGGCATCTGATGTTATTGCACCTTCTCCATGGACAATATTTGGCTGTAAAAATG GTTTACGTTTGTTTACTGAGGCAAACGATGGTGGCTCTCGTGGGAAG TATTGGGATGATCATCCGGCTATAATGGCAGTTGGTGTGGTTGATGCGAATTCTGAGGCTGTCTTCCAGACTCTAATGTCCCTTGGCCAATCAAGATCTGA atgggacttctGTTTGTGGGAAGGAAAGGTGGTGGAGCATCTTGATGGGCATACAGACATAATCCACAAGAAATTAAGAGGCAACTGGTTACCATG GGGAATGAGAAAGAGAGATCTATTACTTAGACGATATTGGAGGCGAGAAGATGATGGAACTTACG TAATTCTATACCACTCAGTTTTCCACTACAAATGTCGTCCTGAGAGAGGCTACATCCGTGCATGTCTTAAAA GTGGAGGTTATGTAATATCACCAGTCAATCAAGGAAGACAATCAGTTGTAAAGCACATGCTTGCCATAGATTGGAAATTCTGGAAGTCATATCTGTTTACATCATCTGCCAAATATATCACTATACGTATGCTAGGCAGAGTAGCAG CACTACGAGAATTCTTCCGAGCAAAAAATGGTAAttgtgcttgcatggagttcTCATCTGGTGAGTTGACCAGGGACATGGGACTACCACAAGGTGAAAATCAGCGAATAAATTTGGAAATTCAGCAAGAAAATGAGAACAGAAGACTTGAGGGTCCTACTGAAGGATCAGTGGGTGGTTCTAACAGGCACTTAAGCAGTACCAGTTCCTTTGTTCAACTTAATGATGCGGCAGACGAGTTCTTTGATGTGCcagatgaatcagaatatgaTCAGAGGGAAGTTATGTTTCCTTCCGATGAGAGCACACATGCTTGG GATCAGCGTCATGCTAAATTGTCCACAGCTGCTGTTTTTGTGAAAAGGTTGCATGATCTTGCAG TCCAGAAAAGAGGATACGTTGACTTACAGGGAGCTGCAGATGCTGATAATGGGCCATGTTGCTATGGATATACTCTTCCCAAAGATTCGAGCTATACAGTACCTTCTACTTGGGCAATGACAGATCCTACGACATTCTTAATCCGGGGAGAGACTTATTTGCACGATCGTCTAAAG ATCAAGGCAAATAGTACCCTGATGCAAATGGTAGGTGCTGATTGGATAAAGTCTGATAAGCGTGAGGATGATCTAGCTGGTCGCCCTGGGGGACTAGTCCAG AAATGCGCAGCACAAGGAGGCACCAATTTCTTCTTCGTTGTAAACATACAG GTTCCTGGTTCAACCACACACAGCTTAGCTTTGTATTATATGATGGATACACCATTAGAAAAGGTCCCTCTGCTTGAAAGATTTGTAAATGGAGATGATGTATTCAGAAATTCAAGGTTCAAGCTCATCCCTTACATCTCAAAG GGATCTTGGATTGTTAAACAGAGTGTTGGCAAGAAAGCTTGCTTGATTGGACAAGCATTAGAAATCAATTATTTCCGTGGAAACAACTATTTGGAG CTTGGAGTTGATATAGGTTCATCAACAGTGGCACGAGGTGTCGTGAGCCTAGTGCTTGGCTACTTGAACAATCTGGTGATCGAAATGGCCTTCTTGGTACAG GGCAACACATATGAAGAACTCCCAGAATTCCTCCTAGGTACCTGCCGACTGAATTACCTGGATGCCTCCAAGGCAGTATCGATAGACGAATGCTAG